ACGAAGAAATCCGAATAATACTTTTACATTTGTTGTGGAGTTCTGTTAATCCTGGTTGAGCAGTTATACCagtagcagttttttttttttttttttttttttttttttttgtgcaatgtAGGCATGAAGCGCAAAGAAGTAACTCATACTCTTGCAGAATCCCTCttcttttttttcgaaaaaacatttctaataagcATGCGTTGTAGCGCATATAAGGttccaaatttttaaagtatgcaaATAAATACCATTTACGTAAAAACACAAtctattgatgatattttaatctGTAATAAGTGTTGAGTGCAactattattagaattatttgtaGTGCAGATTTTATTTGGTCCAACCACATGACAGCACGGTCCCTTTGTGTTAATCAACACACAACGAAAAAGATTTGTAACGCTAGTGCCCTAAGGGCGCCATCCCCGACCGACTTTAACAGTGAGTGCAAATCCACGTTGTTTGGTCTCATGTGCAGTCCCAACTCgcgaataaaattataatattcgcTTTTCAAGCAAATTGTGgtgaaaattgaatttcagattaacattttatcttatttattaagtCTGAAATCGCTTCCCATTGATCTTCATGGCCGTGAATACTATTATTTACTGTTTTGTTGAGAATCAGTTGTTACAAAGAAAGATACATTtcctgttttcaaaattatttttcactactattaattatttattttgctaagtTAAGATTCTCATTTTTAGATCGGCAACTCAACAAATTAAATCCACAAAACTATTgtcgtgcatttttttttttttttttttttttgtccaagtAGAGTTCAATTGGTTTATTGGAATTAATAACACAGGGAGGAAATTTCTACTAGGATAgtagtaatttttcaatatttcaatgaaattgttCATTAATTTTAACTAGGCAGGATTTATATTTCAGTGCTGTTAGAAcgtggaaaaattattaattaaatcacaattaataataaaatgaagaaaatatccattaaattgTAAGTTTCATTCATGTTACGCTAAAGCTGATATTAACAGCTAGCActtgcagcggccaaacaggcgataaatgactgtttgtttcgccaactggcgataagcatcaatcatacctttggagatgaactttgctctccaacggatacgagtgactcacttcctgccttcgccagctggcttagaaTGTCTGTCTcctgctggtcgatggaattacggccaatgtatcatattctatatttgttaatttaatttgtaattaaaatttatttttgttatttacatggctggcagttttcattaagaaaaaatgttttaatactttaatttaaagtaaatttggcaatgcgtgttaaaccacgcaccaaactggtgacccggtactttcttttttacttttctaaaatttgcgAAGTCCagccacaaaattttaaaaaatgctcaaatcAGATTTTGGTGATTGAGCTCTTCAATTACTTTTCGTAATGGATTATTGTGCCAAGAGGTAATGCATCAAGGACCAGGTATGTGCTCgaattttctgttcatttctctgtgattggtcaatattttatttccccattattttggcgaagaaatcgtattatttatattcagtattatttttcgtgttattttttgtattcgaagtattaatttcttattactttcgttTTGGCTACCATGTTTACTATTATGATTTTTAactcctaaatttttttaaaaacacatgtatttaaataattataactttttctaatactcataaatattgtaaaaattattagttttccaCAACGAGAAaccaaaaatgcttaattctgaAAACGAAACTGTCAATGCTGACGCTCCGACGGAGTCGCAGGTGTCCCATCTTTCGGTGAAAATACCACCGCTGTGgaggaacaatataaaattatggttCATCCAAGTAGAAAGCAATTTCGCTCTAGCAAAAATAGCGACTGATCttacaaaatacaatcatttgattGCAACTATTGATACGGAAACTTTATCAGCGGTTCCTGATATTTTACTCGCATCCCCCGACACCAACAAATATGATGCGTTAAAGGCTCGACTTATAGCCGAAT
The window above is part of the Argiope bruennichi chromosome 7, qqArgBrue1.1, whole genome shotgun sequence genome. Proteins encoded here:
- the LOC129975282 gene encoding uncharacterized protein LOC129975282; amino-acid sequence: MHQGPVFHNEKPKMLNSENETVNADAPTESQVSHLSVKIPPLWRNNIKLWFIQVESNFALAKIATDLTKYNHLIATIDTETLSAVPDILLASPDTNKYDALKARLIAEFSASENEQIRRLLSELHLGADKPSQLLRKMRELGGGTGIKDDFLKTLWLQRLPSEMQAIL